In Gemmobacter sp., the sequence GACCTGGACCGCGCGCCGCCCGCCCAACGCGATCTGGGCGAGGTTGCGCCGGTGGGCGAACTGCGGTCGAACTTCACCCCCGACGGCTACAAGGCGGCGGTGGAAAAGGCCAAGGATTACATCCGCGCCGGCGACATCTTTCAGGTCGTCCCCAGCCAACGCTGGGCGATGGATTTCGCCCTGCCGCCCTTTGCGCTGTATCGCTCGCTGCGGCGCACCAACCCGTCGCCCTTCATGTTCTTCTTCAACTTCGGCGGCTTCCAGGTGGTCGGCGCCAGCCCGGAAATCCTTGTCCGGCTGCGCGATGGCGAAGTGACGATCCGCCCCATCGCCGGCACCCGCAAACGCGGTGCGACGCCGGACGAGGACAAGGCGCTGGAAGCCGATCTGCTGGCAGATCCCAAGGAACTGGCCGAACATCTGATGCTACTGGATCTGGGCCGCAACGATGTGGGCCGGGTGGCAAAGGTGGGCACGGTGCGCCCGACCGAAAAGTTCATCATCGAACGCTATTCCCACGTCATGCACATCGTCTCGAACGTCGTCGGCCAGATCCGCGATGATCAGGATGCGCTGTCGGCACTGCTGGCGGGCCTGCCAGCGGGCACGGTCTCGGGCGCGCCCAAGGTGCGCGCGATGGAAATCATCGACGAACTGGAACCCGAAAAACGCGGCGTCTATGGCGGTGGCCTGGGCTATTTCGCCGCCAATGGCGAAATGGATTTCTGCATCGCGCTGCGCACCGGGGTGATCAAGGACGAGACGCTCTATATCCAGGCCGGCGGCGGCGTGGTCTATGACAGCGATCCGCAAGCGGAATTCGAGGAAACCGTGAACAAATCCAACGCCCTGCGCCGCGCGGCACAGGACGCGGGCATGTTCGCGCGCCGGGGGAACTGAACCCGCCGGCAACGACGGATCGGCGCGGCTCGATCTGCCATCCCGCAGCGCGGGGTGGTCAGCGGCGGATGGGTATTTGGAAAAAGGCAAATGGGCAAACCTGCGCCCCGCTTTTTGCCTTTTTCCAAATACCCCCGCCGGAGGCCGCCGCGCAGGCGCGGCGCCCGGCCCAAAGGAAGGCGCCGCGCCTGCGCGGCGCCGCCCTGCGGGAGCGCTGCCCTCAGCCCACCCGGTTTGGCACCTCATGCCCGTCAAAGAACGCGTCGAGGTTATCCAGCGCCATCAGCCCCATCGCCTCGCGCACCTCCAGTGCCGCGGTGCCCAGATGCGGCAGCAGCACCGCGTTGTCCAGGCTCCGCAGCGCCTCGGGCACCAGCGG encodes:
- the trpE gene encoding anthranilate synthase component I — encoded protein: MALTPDFATFEQAWNAGRNQLVYMRLAADLDTPVSLMLKLAEARADTFMLESVTGGEVRGRYSVIGMKPDLIWQCHGQSSRINRQARYDATAFDPLDGHPLDTLRALIAESTIDMPADLPAIAAGLFGYLGYDMVRLVERLPNVNPDPLGLPDAVLMRPSVVAVLDGVKGEVTVCAPAWVGSGLSARAAYAQAAERVMDVLRDLDRAPPAQRDLGEVAPVGELRSNFTPDGYKAAVEKAKDYIRAGDIFQVVPSQRWAMDFALPPFALYRSLRRTNPSPFMFFFNFGGFQVVGASPEILVRLRDGEVTIRPIAGTRKRGATPDEDKALEADLLADPKELAEHLMLLDLGRNDVGRVAKVGTVRPTEKFIIERYSHVMHIVSNVVGQIRDDQDALSALLAGLPAGTVSGAPKVRAMEIIDELEPEKRGVYGGGLGYFAANGEMDFCIALRTGVIKDETLYIQAGGGVVYDSDPQAEFEETVNKSNALRRAAQDAGMFARRGN